One window of Pseudomonas urmiensis genomic DNA carries:
- a CDS encoding OprD family porin — protein sequence MFAPLPLAPGRRVAGLFLLCAGVNAQAAGFVEDTTAKLEARNVYFNRDFRDGHSSSSQGASKREEWAQGFILNVQSGYTQGPIGFGVDALGMLGFKLDSSPADSNSGLLPSSGHDPRRSADQYAKLGVAGKVKVSNTVLKYGSMMPDVPLLKYNDGRLLPTLFHGAMLTSEEVHDLKFTLARLNQYTARDSTDRQDIRVHCKNKRYACDIEADHFDLAGLDYRFNDRLSAQYQVAKLENIYRQHFLGVVASQPLAMGSLSADLRLIKSDDIGNARAGEIDHRAFSGMLGYSLGGHKVSAGWQRMYGESAMPYLDGSNPYLVNYAQVNDFAAAQERSWQLRYDYDFKALGVPGLSFFTRYINGDHIKVPGSRDEGKEWERDTELKYQVQSGTFKDVSVRLRNSTYRSNYEKWARDMDETRVIVSYNFSIL from the coding sequence ATGTTTGCCCCCCTCCCACTCGCCCCCGGGCGTCGTGTTGCCGGCCTGTTCTTGCTGTGTGCCGGTGTCAATGCCCAGGCCGCCGGTTTTGTTGAAGACACCACGGCCAAGCTTGAAGCACGCAATGTCTATTTCAACCGGGATTTTCGTGACGGCCACAGCAGTTCCAGCCAAGGCGCGTCCAAGCGCGAAGAGTGGGCCCAAGGCTTTATTCTCAATGTTCAGTCTGGTTATACCCAAGGGCCGATCGGTTTTGGTGTAGATGCGTTGGGCATGCTCGGCTTCAAGCTCGATTCAAGCCCGGCCGACAGTAACAGTGGTTTGCTGCCCTCCAGCGGGCATGACCCACGCCGCTCTGCCGACCAATACGCAAAGCTCGGTGTGGCCGGCAAGGTGAAAGTTTCCAACACTGTACTCAAGTACGGTTCGATGATGCCGGATGTGCCGCTGCTCAAGTACAACGACGGTCGTTTGCTGCCGACCCTGTTCCATGGTGCGATGCTTACCTCCGAAGAAGTGCATGACCTCAAGTTCACCCTGGCGCGCTTGAACCAGTACACCGCGCGGGACTCCACCGATCGCCAGGACATTCGCGTTCATTGCAAGAACAAGCGCTATGCCTGCGATATCGAAGCCGATCACTTTGACCTGGCGGGCCTGGACTATCGCTTCAACGACCGCCTGAGCGCGCAATACCAGGTGGCCAAGCTTGAAAACATCTACCGCCAGCACTTCCTCGGTGTGGTTGCCAGCCAGCCGCTGGCGATGGGTAGCCTGTCGGCCGACCTGCGCCTGATCAAGAGTGACGACATTGGAAACGCTCGCGCCGGCGAGATCGATCATCGTGCCTTCAGCGGCATGCTCGGCTACAGCCTGGGTGGCCACAAAGTCAGCGCTGGCTGGCAGCGCATGTATGGCGAAAGTGCCATGCCTTACCTCGATGGCAGCAACCCGTACTTGGTCAACTACGCCCAGGTCAACGACTTCGCTGCCGCCCAGGAGCGCTCCTGGCAGCTGCGCTATGACTACGACTTCAAGGCGCTGGGCGTGCCGGGCTTGAGCTTCTTCACCCGCTACATCAACGGCGACCATATCAAGGTCCCGGGCAGCCGCGACGAGGGCAAGGAATGGGAGCGCGACACCGAGCTCAAGTACCAAGTGCAGAGCGGCACTTTCAAGGACGTCAGCGTGCGCCTGCGTAACTCCACCTACCGTAGCAACTATGAGAAGTGGGCACGCGACATGGACGAAACCCGGGTCATTGTCAGCTACAACTTCTCGATCCTGTAA
- the gloA gene encoding lactoylglutathione lyase, producing the protein MSLNDLNTLPGVTAQPDTATAQFVFNHTMLRVKDIEKSLDFYTRVLGFRLVDKRDFPEAQFSLYFLALVDPAQIPADDAARHQWMKSIPGVLELTHNHGTENDPEFAYHNGNSDPRGFGHICISVPDVVAACARFEALDVPFQKRLADGRMNHLAFIKDPDGYWVEVIQPTEL; encoded by the coding sequence ATGAGCCTGAACGATCTGAACACCCTGCCTGGCGTTACCGCTCAGCCGGACACCGCCACCGCTCAATTCGTCTTCAACCACACCATGCTGCGGGTCAAGGACATCGAGAAGTCGCTGGACTTCTACACCCGCGTCCTGGGTTTTCGCTTGGTAGACAAGCGCGACTTCCCCGAAGCACAGTTCAGCCTGTACTTCCTGGCCCTGGTCGACCCGGCGCAGATCCCTGCCGATGACGCGGCCCGCCACCAGTGGATGAAGTCGATCCCAGGCGTACTGGAGTTGACCCACAACCACGGCACCGAGAACGATCCTGAGTTCGCGTACCACAACGGCAACAGCGATCCACGTGGTTTCGGCCATATCTGCATCTCGGTGCCAGACGTCGTGGCTGCCTGCGCGCGCTTCGAAGCGCTCGACGTGCCGTTCCAGAAACGCCTGGCCGATGGCCGCATGAACCACCTGGCGTTCATCAAGGACCCGGATGGCTACTGGGTCGAAGTGATCCAGCCAACCGAGCTGTAA
- a CDS encoding histone-like nucleoid-structuring protein, MvaT/MvaU family: MSRLAEFRAAEKALQEQIAQLEALKKDAGLKREIEFEQKLLGLMKSYDKGLRDIVAILDPKAGSKVASKTPGAAPKQQRRPRVVKVYENPHTGELIETKGGNHRGLKAWKEEYGAKTVESWLRP; the protein is encoded by the coding sequence GTGTCCAGACTTGCAGAGTTTCGTGCTGCCGAAAAAGCCCTCCAGGAACAGATTGCCCAACTGGAAGCGCTGAAAAAGGATGCCGGCCTCAAACGCGAAATCGAATTCGAGCAGAAACTACTCGGGCTGATGAAAAGCTATGACAAGGGCCTGCGCGATATCGTTGCCATCCTCGACCCTAAAGCCGGCAGCAAGGTGGCTTCCAAGACGCCGGGCGCGGCGCCCAAACAGCAGCGTCGACCCCGGGTAGTGAAAGTCTACGAGAACCCGCACACCGGAGAACTGATCGAGACCAAAGGTGGCAATCACCGGGGCCTTAAAGCCTGGAAAGAGGAGTATGGCGCCAAGACGGTAGAAAGTTGGTTGCGGCCATGA
- the cobF gene encoding precorrin-6A synthase (deacetylating), translating into MKQLLLIGIGPGDPRQVTYEAVDALKRASVFFVLDKGTDKDDLLHLRKAILERYRPQGGYRLVQVEDPLRDGQAADYVGAVRDWHQQRAALYARLLDEQLQPGDVGAFLLWGEPGLYDSTLRILDLVRELGVLLELQVIPGISSVQALAARHQIPLNRIGEPLTVLPGRRLVEQGRIDNVVVMLDGQCAFAGLDDPQLHIYWGAYLGTADEILIAGPLQQVKARIVQVREQARRRKGWIMDTYLLRRTI; encoded by the coding sequence ATGAAGCAGCTGTTACTGATCGGCATCGGGCCTGGCGATCCACGCCAGGTCACCTACGAGGCTGTGGATGCACTCAAGCGTGCCTCGGTGTTCTTCGTGCTCGACAAGGGCACCGACAAAGACGACTTGCTGCACCTGCGCAAGGCCATCCTTGAGCGTTACCGGCCGCAGGGCGGCTACCGCCTGGTGCAGGTCGAAGACCCGCTGCGCGACGGCCAGGCGGCCGATTATGTCGGCGCCGTGCGCGACTGGCACCAGCAGCGCGCGGCACTGTATGCGCGTTTGCTCGACGAGCAGTTGCAGCCCGGTGATGTCGGCGCCTTCCTGCTTTGGGGAGAGCCTGGTTTGTATGACAGCACCCTGCGCATCCTTGACCTGGTGCGTGAGCTGGGTGTGCTGCTTGAGCTGCAGGTGATCCCCGGCATCAGCAGTGTCCAGGCCCTTGCCGCGCGCCACCAGATCCCCCTCAATCGCATTGGCGAGCCACTGACGGTGTTGCCTGGTCGGCGCCTGGTCGAACAGGGGCGAATCGACAACGTGGTGGTGATGCTCGATGGCCAGTGCGCGTTCGCCGGATTGGACGATCCACAGCTGCACATCTACTGGGGCGCGTATTTAGGGACGGCGGACGAAATTCTGATCGCCGGGCCCCTGCAGCAGGTCAAGGCGAGGATCGTTCAGGTGCGAGAGCAGGCTCGCCGGCGTAAGGGGTGGATCATGGATACCTACTTGTTGCGCCGAACAATCTAG
- a CDS encoding shikimate 5-dehydrogenase, translated as MAMTPSRDTVLCISLAGRPGTFGVRFHNHLYQQLGLDYYYKAMTTQDLPAAVAGIRALGIRGCGVSMPYKEACMALVDEIDPSAQAIESVNTLVNSNGHLKAYNTDYLAVRQLLEQHQVDPATAFALRGSGGMAKAVASALRDAGFREGLIVARNEQAGRQLADVCGYRWQAELGDLAPPMLVNVTPIGMAGGAEAEQLAFAETAIAAAERVFDVVAMPALTPLVRKAQALGKPVITGLEVIALQALEQFVLYTGVRPTAEQVESAIEYARAT; from the coding sequence CGATGACCCCTAGCAGAGACACCGTACTGTGCATTTCCCTGGCCGGCCGCCCCGGCACCTTTGGTGTGCGCTTTCACAATCACCTCTACCAGCAGTTGGGGCTGGATTACTACTACAAGGCCATGACCACCCAGGACCTGCCCGCTGCGGTCGCTGGGATCCGCGCCCTGGGGATCCGCGGCTGTGGGGTGTCGATGCCGTACAAGGAAGCGTGCATGGCCTTGGTCGACGAAATCGATCCGTCGGCGCAGGCGATCGAATCGGTCAACACCCTGGTCAACAGCAACGGCCATTTGAAGGCCTACAACACCGACTACCTGGCAGTGCGCCAGCTACTTGAGCAGCATCAGGTGGACCCGGCGACAGCTTTTGCCTTGCGTGGCAGTGGTGGAATGGCCAAGGCCGTGGCCAGCGCCTTGCGTGATGCCGGTTTTCGCGAGGGGCTCATCGTTGCCCGCAATGAGCAGGCTGGGCGGCAGCTGGCGGATGTCTGTGGTTATCGCTGGCAGGCCGAGCTGGGTGATCTGGCGCCGCCCATGTTGGTCAACGTGACGCCAATCGGCATGGCTGGCGGGGCTGAGGCCGAGCAGCTGGCATTTGCTGAAACGGCCATTGCCGCAGCCGAGCGAGTGTTCGATGTGGTCGCGATGCCTGCACTCACGCCACTGGTTCGCAAGGCGCAAGCGCTAGGTAAGCCGGTGATTACCGGGCTTGAGGTGATCGCCTTGCAGGCGCTGGAGCAGTTCGTGCTGTACACCGGCGTCAGGCCGACAGCTGAGCAGGTCGAATCTGCCATCGAATACGCGCGCGCTACCTGA